The genomic interval TCGCCGGCCGCGGCCTCGGCCTCGGCTCCTCCCTGCCGTCTTCCTCCCCCGCACGAGCCGCCCGTATCCTCCGCAGGTATGCTGTTGTCCAGTAGATGAGCGAAGTGGATCGATGGGCGTGGCTGTGTGTGTGTGACATTGAGGTTCCCTGCAGGTCGGCGGTGGCGGGGCTGGAGACGCTGCTGCCCCTGCACACCGCGGTCGCGTCGGCGCGCCTTAAGTCCTGCATCGCCGTCGACTCCACCTGCTGGTGCTCCCTCTCCCAAGGTACCAAACCCGCGCAGCGCCTTATCCATCCCCTTTCAGTTTGTTTTTCTGGTTGCCCACATTTGCATTAGCTGGATGTGTCAGTCTCAAATTAATTTATATGTCCACTAAGAACAACCCTGTAAAATCCTGGAGTTTGACACCTACAACTGAATACAATGTTGAGTGGTGTGTGGTATTGCATTGCGATGGGGAAGAGCTGTCGGTGCTGTTATGAATATTGGCTGTTATCGACATGCAAACCTGCACACGAGAGAGTGAATCCTGTTGATTTTACATGGTTTATGAGTTTCAATACGGAAATGCGGTGTTACTGTGGAGGGATTCAGTGACCGATATGCATAGATAATAGTTGAATATATGGCGGTGAGAAGTATTGTTCATTCTTAGTCGAGACTGAATCGCCTAGTTTGTAAACCTTTATATCGAGTGATATAATGATCCCTTGCACTACAATGATTAGATCGTAGAACACCTTGAGGCTAGCTGTTCGTTATACCTGCTGGTTGTTACTGTTGCTCTTCTTTATGAAGGTGGTTAGTATTTAACATACATCGTTTTAGCGCCAAGTTACTAAACAATGTTTGTTTCTGGTCAGTTAGGATGATTTGTCCACTTTTTTATCCATTGTCCTCAACTAATTCCGTGTATTAGTTCGGGTTTGGTTAATTTTATAGTATGTATGACCATGTGTTTTCTTTGCTTGACTTTCTCTGTCGGTGACAGCGTCTTCACGGCACTGTGCAGTTTAAGTAAGCTGAGTGCTTCATAGTAGAAAAATCAATCCAAAATGTTGTACTTCTTGATCTTCATAAATCTGATCGGTTAAGGATCGATGTGTAGTGATGAAGAATGAACTTCATCGGCATAGTTTTTCGAATTGCAGTAGTACCAGATCCTTGATTTTCATGGATCTAGATACCTGTATATTTAATATCTTTTTTACTTGACGATTTTGTCACATTTCTTGCAATGGATCCATGGGCGCCTTGCATTTTGGATTTGAGTGAGTAGTTTTTGGTTTATGCGATATCCGGAAGGTTACCACCTTAGAATATCCATTTTGTATCACTTCACCTAGAGACAACACCACAAGTAACATGTGCAACCATTTGTGTGTGTCCTTGTTCTCATAGTTAATTTTACCTTTCCTACCACACATCCCCTCCTAACAGTTCCTCACCATGCTCTCTCTTGTACCTCAcccaatccccccccccccccgccccctaCTAGGATTCTGGGTGACATGGCAGGAAAACGGCAGCCTATGTATCCACTATTGAAGAGACCTAGTTACcagaaaataaaatttattcctttgaaacAACCTGCTTCATCTCCTGGGGCAATTGCTAATGTAGGAGCTCACTGCCACTTGATTTAGTGAGTGTTCTGTAGAATAGTGATGTCATATACTGAGGTTGACGAGCTATATGGCATGTTTACACTAAGAATTTTGTCATGGTAGAGTAGTAATTTTGATATTCCTGAGCTCCATCAGGTAAGTTAAACAAATATGTCATCCTGGCTCAGCAGCATTTGTCAGCAAGGGCAGTATTTTCAAGTCTTATGCCCCCAAATGCAGTTCCCAGTAATGCAGATCACTCGTTTAACTTTGGACAGTCGTTTCTCTTTTGGTGTCAGTAATGCATATCAAAAGCTACTAGTTTTGTGTGTCAATAATACATATTGAATATTGAGGTCTTGTTTGGTAGACCAGACTCCTTTTATACAACCAGGAAATATCAAATTGATCAATTAATGCTGCTAAGTGAATTGAAATGGTTATTCTCCGTTGTTTTCTTTTGAAAAGGATGGGGTATTCATCTATTGACTATGGTTGTTATAGGTTTTAAAAAGCGCGTCTGATCATGGTTAGGAGCTGTGCAGCCGAGAAGTGAAGACACCAAGTTAAAAAGAAAGTGCATTTGTTTGCTGATAGTTCTTAGACATGTGTCCCATCTATTTTGCGATTGCTCTAGATGAATGTACTCTTAACAAAATAATGCATGTGAAATacttttttttgtgtgtgtgtgtgtgtgtgtgatattGGATACTGTGGTCTTGCTTGGCAGATGAGGCTCCTTTTATACAACCAATAATGCATATCAAATGTTTGTGTTGTGTGCCAGTAGTAACATATTGAATATTGAGGTCTTTCTTGGTAGACTAGACTCCTTTACAGCCAGGAAATACTGAATTGATCATGTATAGTTACTAAGTGAATTGAATATGAGATGTTTGTAGTTGGCACGAAGTGAATTGAAATGCTTATTCTCCGTTTTTTCTTACCGGAAAGGATGGGGTATTTATCTATTGACTATGGTTGTTATAGGTTTTAAAAAGCGCATCTGATCATGGTTAGGAGCTGTGCAGCTGAGAAGTGAAGACACCGAGTTAAAAACAAAGTGCATCTGTTTGCCGATAGTGCCTAGAACATGTATCACATCTATTTTGCCATTGCTCTCAGTGAATGTACTCTTAACAAAATAATGGAGCATGCCACAAGTTGCCCCCTTGTCTCTGGGACATTTTTTTTTGTTGAGCCTGGAAAAACCTTGGAATGACATTGGATATCATATTGTTGCTTCTTAACGCGATGTGTTGTGTATTGCGTCATCTATTCTTGTCCTGACCCGTTCTTACATTTCGTGATATAGGATATGCTTTGCCTTTGTGACAAAGAGCTGCCCCCGAAGAAACCAATGAACATTAAGGATCACAGACATT from Triticum urartu cultivar G1812 unplaced genomic scaffold, Tu2.1 TuUngrouped_contig_4571, whole genome shotgun sequence carries:
- the LOC125528014 gene encoding protein NONRESPONDING TO OXYLIPINS 2, mitochondrial-like, whose protein sequence is GRGLGLGSSLPSSSPARAARILRRSAVAGLETLLPLHTAVASARLKSCIAVDSTCWCSLSQGYALPL